One stretch of Melospiza melodia melodia isolate bMelMel2 unplaced genomic scaffold, bMelMel2.pri scaffold_264, whole genome shotgun sequence DNA includes these proteins:
- the LOC134433792 gene encoding solute carrier family 22 member 6-A-like produces the protein MSPCPSLSPCPQQCPRVPAMPFGAVLAQVGGLGRFQVLQTALLAVPILLMASHNLLQNFTAAVPPHRCRVPAVPGATPDVPGATPAPPSATSAAPRDTLRGSNTALRSPGGTSGSPGATLRSAHSASDTRVTPDGTVGSPDGTNVQPDGTAGSPDGTWVSPNGTLGPAGAMLGWPNVTLGSPDVTLGSCQRYVANVTGGARNTEPCRDGWDYDRSIYVATIVTEWDLVCGYRQLRQMAQSIYMAGVLVGALVLGGLSDRFGRKAMLMWSYLQLGVMGTCTAFAPNYASYCAFRFAGGMALSGFGLSIACLVVEWIPTPYRAITVAITGFAYTLGQIILAGVAYAVPHWRWLQLSVSLPFFVFLLYSWWLAESARWLVLSGKAERAVKVLQRVATFNNRKEEGEKITVEMLKSNMKEELAALKSSYTVSDLVRTPVIRHIFFCLSIVWFSISFSYYGLAMDLQNFGVSIYLIQVIFGAVDFPAKVVVTVSLSYVGRRLSLMVTLFLAGLVIVANIFVPTELQTVRTALAVIGKGCLSASFNCVFLYTTELYPTPIRQTGLGFGSTMARVGGIVAPLVKMMDEYYPFLPPAVYGVAPVVAAVAAAFLPETLNTPLPDTIEEVENRTKQKPAGDPKEKIALQPQDGPPLKEP, from the exons atgtccccgtgtccatcgctgtccccctgtccccagcagtgtccccgtgtccccgccatGCCGTTCGGGGCGGTGCTGGCGCAGGTCGGGGGCCTGGGCCGGTTCCAGGTGCTGCAGACGGCGCTGCTGGCGGTGCCCATCCTGCTCATGGCCAGCCACAACCTTCTCCAGAACTTCACTGCCGCCGTCCCCCCGCACCGCTGCCgcgtccctgctgtccccggtgccacccccgatgtccccggtgccaccccagcgccacccagtgccacctcagCGGCTCCTCGTGACACCTTGAGAGGCTCCAACACCGCCCTGAGGTCTCCTGGTGGCACCTCGGGGTCACCTGGTGCCACCCTGAGGTCCGCCCACAGTGCCAGTGACACCCGTGTCACACCTGATGGCACTGTGGGGTCACCTGATGGCACCAATGTCCAGCCTGATGGCACCGCGGggtcacctgatggcacctgggtgTCCCCCAATGGCACCTTGGGCCCCGCTGGTGCCATGCTGGGGTGGCCCAATGTCACCCTGGGGTCCCCGGATGTCACCCTGGGGTCCTGCCAGCGCTACGTGGCCAATGTCACCGGCGGGGCCCGGAACACCGAGCCGTGCCGTGACGGGTGGGACTACGACCGCAGCATCTACGTGGCCACCATCGTCACcgag TGGGACCTGGTCTGTGGCTACCGGCAGCTGCGGCAGATGGCCCAGTCCATCTACATGGCCGGGGTCCTGGTGGGCGCCCTGGTCCTGGGGGGCCTCTCAGACAG GTTTGGCCGCAAGGCCATGTTGATGTGGTCCTACCTGCAGCTGGGGGTGATGGGCACGTGCACGGCCTTCGCCCCCAACTACGCCTCCTACTGCGCGTTCCGCTTCGCCGGCGGCATGGCGCTGTCCGGCTTCGGCCTCAGCATCGCCTGCCTGG TGGTGGAGTGGATCCCCACGCCGTACCGCGCCATCACCGTGGCCATCACCGGCTTCGCCTACACACTGGGCCAGATCATCCTGGCCGGGGTGGCCTACGCCGTCCCCCACTGGCGCTGGCTCCAGCTCTCCGTGTCCCTGCCCTTCTTCGTCTTCCTCCTCTACTCCTG gtggCTGGCGGAGTCGGCACGGTGGTTGGTGCTCTCGGGCAAGGCTGAGCGGGCGGTGAAGGTCCTGCAGCGTGTGGCCACCTTCAACAACCGCAAGGAGGAGGGCGAGAAGATCACGGTGGAG ATGTTGAAGTCCAACATGAAGGAGGAGTTGGCAGCTCTGAAATCTTCCTACACCGTCTCCGACCTGGTCCGGACCCCCGTGATCCGTCACATCTTCTTCTGCCTGTCCATCgtctg GTTCTCCATCAGTTTCTCCTACTACGGCCTGGCCATGGACTTGCAGAACTTTGGGGTCAGCATTTACCTCATCCAGGTGATTTTCGGCGCCGTTGACTTCCCGGCCAAGGTGGTGGTGACCGTGTCCCTGAGCTACGTTGGCCGGCGGCTCTCGCTCATGGTGACCTTGTTCCTGGCGGGGCTGGTCATCGTGGCCAACATCTTCGTGCCCACAG AGCTGCAGACGGTGCGCACGGCGCTGGCCGTCATCGGCAAGGGCTGCCTCTCCGCCTCCTTCAACTGCGTCTTCCTCTACACCACCGAGCTCTACCCCACGCCCATCAG GCAGACAGGGCTGGGCTTCGGCAGCACCATGGCGCGCGTGGGCGGCATCGTGGCGCCGCTGGTGAAGATGATGGACGAGTACTACCCCTTCCTCCCGCCCGCCGTCTACGGGGTGGCCCCCGTGGTGGCGGCCGTGGCGGCCGCGTTCCTGCCCGAGACCCTCAACACGCCCCTGCCCGACACCATCGAGGAGGTGGAGAacag GACCAAGCAGAAGCCAGCAGGTGACCCCAAGGAGAAGATTGCGCTCCAGCCCCAGGACGGGCCCCCCCTGAAGGAGCCCTGA